Proteins encoded by one window of Anguilla rostrata isolate EN2019 chromosome 9, ASM1855537v3, whole genome shotgun sequence:
- the si:dkey-175g6.2 gene encoding neurofilament medium polypeptide produces the protein MVMISGCLYLLLILHSIDHQLTAAAPVVAEGNGEDARHAAAPVGVAQVVEGPVGAEAERDGLGHAPALAEAAASLLGARGPPQGGGADEQQQQAAEVREEEEEEDRRKRRSESEEGGQEEKGASSEGEAQREEESSLQEALEELWSYGSPAGGRGRQQGALQRAARGYFPNIDLGLQDNEILPPLKGYKLYNQELARSGKKLKWQEGGGKNGPLYNTLNPVASDDDVFTPEEEDEEEMLTREEEEARARAEQEEIRRQVAEAQRNREEEAKLADMASDMLLQYMVKKQGGAGGFPRRKAILGNAVEDKRSEEVEDDDDEEDVDPQTIDKLIEISSKLHLPADDVVDIISDVGKKKRRKKKKKDSPEVIPRYRPLMPPPAFLPVSPYPAPRPPLRKQPAPYLGSYPSPSRKWYQDKGKMKGSKQKYWGKPPKQLLAYPSYPFYQKPYRAYYPVYFPSPHPKSRYFAKPALSLDDLLGNSMDYDFKPPKQWYPPWKRPAPPQSPYISNYILPHPRTYQAPPLPKPRPPLLQRQSVYYLPAAAMAPRDDEFYGQAGQQDSDEELENFMEKVYMKRRMY, from the coding sequence atgGTCATGATCTCAGGGTGTCTCTACCTGCTGCTGATCCTGCACAGTATCGACCATCAGCTCACAGCTGCCGCCCCGGTGGTTGCCGAGGGGAACGGCGAGGACGCACGCCATGCAGCAGCTCCTGTGGGCGTCGCCCAGGTGGTGGAGGGGCCGGTGGGGGCGGAGGCAGAGAGGGACGGTCtaggccacgcccccgcccTTGCGGAGGCAGCGGCGTCTCTGCTGGGGGCCCGGGGCCCAccccaggggggcggggcggatgagcagcagcagcaggctgccgaagtgagggaggaggaggaggaggaggacaggaggaagaggaggtcaGAGTCAGAGGAGGGCGgacaggaggagaagggggcgTCGAGCGAAGGGGAGGCGCAGCGGGAGGAGGAGTCGagcctgcaggaggcgctggagGAGCTGTGGAGCTACGGCTCCCCCGCGggcgggagagggaggcagcagggggcgctgcagcgCGCGGCTCGGGGCTACTTCCCCAACATCGACCTGGGTCTCCAGGACAACGAGATCCTGCCGCCACTCAAGGGCTACAAGCTGTACAACCAGGAGCTGGCGCGGTCCGGCAAGAAGCTGAAgtggcaggaggggggagggaagaacGGGCCGCTCTACAACACGCTCAACCCCGTCGCCTCCGACGACGACGTCTTCActccggaggaggaggacgaggaggagatGCTGAcgcgggaggaagaggaggctcGGGCTCgagcagagcaggaggagatCAGGAGGCAGGTGGCGGAGGcacagaggaacagggaggaggaggcgaaGTTGGCGGACATGGCCTCCGACATGCTGCTGCAGTACATGGTGAAGAAGCAAGGGGGCGCTGGCGGGTTCCCCCGCAGGAAGGCGATTCTCGGGAACGCTGTGGAGGACAAGCGCTCCGAGGAGGTGGAGGATGACGACGATGAAGAGGACGTGGACCCTCAGACCATCGACAAGCTGATCGAGATCTCCAGCAAGCTGCACCTGCCGGCCGACGATGTGGTCGACATCATCAGCGACGTGGgcaagaagaagaggaggaagaagaagaagaaggactCTCCCGAAGTCATCCCCCGCTACCGGCCCCTCATGCCCCCGCCGGCCTTCCTCCCCGTATCCCCGtaccccgcccctcgcccccccctgcGCAAGCAGCCAGCCCCCTACCTGGGCTcgtacccctccccctccaggaaGTGGTACCAGGacaaagggaaaatgaaagGCAGCAAACAGAAGTACTGGGGCAAGCCGCCCAAACAGCTCCTGGCCTACCCCTCCTACCCCTTCTACCAGAAGCCGTACCGCGCCTACTACCCCGTCTACTTCCCCTCGCCCCACCCCAAATCCCGCTACTTTGCCAAGCCAGCGCTCTCGCTGGACGACCTCCTGGGCAACTCCATGGACTACGACTTCAAGCCCCCCAAACAGTGGTACCCCCCCTGGAAGAGGCCGGCCCCCCCGCAGAGCCCCTACATCTCCAATTACATCCTTCCGCACCCCCGGACTtaccaggccccgcccctgcccaagccccgcccccctctgctGCAGCGTCAGTCTGTCTACTACCTTCCCGCCGCCGCCATGGCGCCCAGAGATGACGAGTTCTACGGACAGGCGGGACAGCAGGACAGCGACGAGGAGCTGGAGAACTTTATGGAGAAGGTCTACATGAAGCGCAGAATGTACTAG